Proteins encoded together in one Chitinophaga lutea window:
- a CDS encoding GlxA family transcriptional regulator encodes MKHITLLYPEGQCNLSTIACILGTVEIFSRAGEYWVQAGNTPRYRLVVAATVPKTQYVHNLVALSPETYIGDIAKTDLIIIPSAMPGENTADRQVMFDWINRQYKAGAEIASMCSGAFILAATGIMDGRSCSTHWAFADRFRNMYPEVNLHSDKLITDEKGIYTNGGAYSFLNLLIYLVEKYYDRQTAIFCSKVFQIEMDRNSQSSFAIFTGQKQHGDTMVQQAQAYIENNIDEKISVEGLSSKFATGRRNFDRRFIRATGNTPVEYAQRVKIESAKKALESTRKTVNEVMYEVGYSDVKAFREVFRKITGLSPQEYKNRYNKETAGKY; translated from the coding sequence ATGAAGCACATCACGTTATTATATCCCGAGGGGCAGTGCAACCTCAGCACCATCGCCTGCATACTGGGCACGGTAGAGATCTTTTCAAGGGCCGGGGAGTACTGGGTACAGGCTGGTAACACCCCCAGGTACCGGCTGGTAGTGGCGGCCACCGTTCCCAAAACACAATACGTCCATAACCTGGTGGCCCTCAGCCCGGAAACCTACATCGGGGATATCGCAAAAACGGACCTGATTATCATTCCGTCCGCCATGCCGGGCGAAAACACGGCCGACCGCCAGGTCATGTTCGACTGGATAAACCGGCAATACAAGGCCGGCGCGGAAATAGCGAGCATGTGCTCGGGGGCTTTTATCCTGGCGGCTACGGGTATTATGGACGGCAGAAGCTGTTCCACGCATTGGGCGTTCGCAGACCGGTTCAGGAACATGTATCCTGAAGTGAACCTGCATTCGGATAAACTGATTACGGATGAAAAAGGCATCTATACCAATGGCGGCGCCTATTCTTTTCTGAACCTGCTGATATACCTCGTTGAAAAATATTACGACAGGCAAACGGCCATTTTCTGTTCCAAAGTGTTCCAGATAGAAATGGACAGGAACAGCCAGTCGTCATTTGCCATCTTCACAGGGCAGAAACAACATGGCGATACCATGGTGCAGCAGGCCCAGGCTTACATTGAGAACAATATCGACGAAAAAATCTCTGTGGAAGGCCTGTCTTCAAAGTTCGCCACCGGCCGCAGGAATTTCGACAGGCGGTTTATCAGGGCTACCGGTAATACCCCTGTGGAATACGCGCAAAGGGTGAAGATCGAGTCGGCGAAAAAGGCGCTGGAAAGCACCCGGAAAACCGTTAACGAGGTGATGTACGAAGTGGGTTATTCGGATGTAAAGGCCTTCCGGGAAGTGTTCCGCAAGATTACTGGACTGTCGCCACAGGAGTATAAAAACAGGTATAATAAGGAGACCGCCGGAAAATACTGA